TCCTTGCAAGCTCTATAGCGTAAAATTGTATCCTAGTTGTTAATATGCTATTCTCTTCTGAGTAATCTCCAGTACAGTCTGCTCTCAATAATGTTCCAAAACTATAATCCTCTACAATATCCTTAAACTGTTCGCAGAAGGGTCTCCATTTTGCCTTCCCTTCTGGAGATTTTAGTTCATTTTCATCTATTTTGTCCACCTTCATATTAGGGAAAGTATCTTTGAATGCCTTGTAGATCTGTTCATCATGAGGTGTAAGTCTCAGAAGCTTTGGATCAACTGAACACAAAATCTAAggcgcaaaaatatttctgtcacttttattattcatttattcgataaatacTTCTTAAAATGCTGTAAaacttacattaaaataaaccTCTGCATGATCCATAGCTTTTATCGCCCACACTGCCTCCAAAGATGgctaaaataataacagaatTAGAGGAAAGGAGAtgtgagatttttttatatgaagcTGACAAATCCTTTTATAACATAgcgacaaatattatttaggcATTTTACTTACCTCATTGCCAAATTCGTCAGCGGGTCTTGACAGAACGCTGGAGCCAGCAAGGAGTTGATCTGCTGTCTAAATAGGTGTGATTAGCTAGGTTATCATCAAGATTCTGCCTCTAAAAGATAAGAAATTCACTTACCACGTTCCCGATTTGTGCCATTGTGCGCCGCAGAGTTCTTAAAAGAATATCTAACCATACAAATGtgagtattttataaatctcgCAGAGACTACCACAGATTATTCAAAACTGGATGCAggttataatattaacatagtAGTATAAGACACGTGAAAACcataataaacatattcatTATCCACGGCCAAAAGACGCTTCAACGCGTCCCACGAATTTTTCATGATGTCGCCATCTAGCGATGGCGCTCCACAAACATTTAAATGTCTCACCAATTAGAAGCGCTTATTGTTTACAACGAAACCTCGAAGCAAGTTGCGATTCTGAACGCGGAGGGAGGAACATAATTATTtcgttctttctctttccggagtgaattacaattttcaccATATGTTCACTCTGccattaagaaataattgcaGAAGCAGGAAGAAAACTTCGCAATAAGTGTCAATAATTACGCTCCTTTTAGCCAGGATTTACAATAATTGTA
This DNA window, taken from Linepithema humile isolate Giens D197 chromosome 7, Lhum_UNIL_v1.0, whole genome shotgun sequence, encodes the following:
- the LOC105668227 gene encoding protein PBDC1, whose translation is MAQIGNVTADQLLAGSSVLSRPADEFGNEPSLEAVWAIKAMDHAEVYFNILCSVDPKLLRLTPHDEQIYKAFKDTFPNMKVDKIDENELKSPEGKAKWRPFCEQFKDIVEDYSFGTLLRADCTGDYSEENSILTTRIQFYAIELARNREGFNDGVREKYKPERTAKK